One Kwoniella newhampshirensis strain CBS 13917 chromosome 13, whole genome shotgun sequence DNA window includes the following coding sequences:
- a CDS encoding agmatinase codes for MLVLNALLALLPLLAVASPAQQQPFRHTYAEYLSGSDEPRHPSDAWLQAHGRHPSSNKHESRPEVAYGFEDPVRAASYAASDSRHVMKPSPWLPYDTDLAYNGIKTFGHTLPVRCMTADNATLFDFALLGAPFDTATSYRPGARFGPGGIRNGAQRIGGGNSLLGVNAFQDYKIVDCGDSMMSFYSNDVALATLEKDYRTLINRPIATAFQDGQESLALDGQHHPRVVMLGGDHTIVLPALRALNDVYGPVSVIHFDSHCDSRHPDGGTLTHGDYFYFAWKEGLMSETNIHAGIRSNCDIPSDLETNFTTVLADEIEDIGWKGVIQRIKDRVGTNPVYLTIDIDTIDPAFAPATGTPEIGGWTTREMIKILHGLKDLKIVGADVVEVAPAYDDQAEITQIAAAGMIFELLSIMSLTPVVKT; via the exons ATGCTCGTCCTCAacgctcttctcgctcttctcccGCTACTCGCAGTGGCTTCCCCGGCACAACAACAACCCTTCCGACACACTTACGCCGAATACCTCTCGGGAAGCGACGAgcctcgacatccttctGATGCGTGGTTGCAAGCGCACGGACGACACCCCAGCAGCAACAAGCACGAGAGTCGACCTGAGGTCGCGTACGGGTTCGAAGATCCTGTGAGGGCGGCGAGCTATGCGGCTTCAGATAGTAGACATGTGATGAAGCCTTCAcctt GGCTACCTTACGACACTGATCTCGCATACAACGGTATCAAGACCTTTGGTCACACTCTG CCCGTCAGATGCATGACTGCAGACAATGCTACCCTGTTCGACTTTGCTCTCCTCGGAGCTCCTTTCGACACCGCTACATCTTATCGACCCGGTGCTCGATTCGGTCCTGGCGGAATCAGGAATGGAGCCCAGAGAATCGGTGGGGGTAACAGTTTGTTGGGGGTCAACGCGTTCCAGGATTACAAgatcg TCGACTGCGGTGACTCCATGATGAGCTTCTACTCCAATGACGTGGCACTCGCCACTCTCGAAAAGGACTACCGAACCCTCATCAACCGACCCATCGCCACCGCGTTCCAGGATGGTCAGGAGAGTCTCGCTTTGGATGGTCAACACCATCCCCGAGTAGTCATGTTGGGCGGTGATCATAC CATCGTCCTGCCCGCTCTTCGAGCTTTGAACGACGTCTACGGCCCTGTCTCCGTGATCCACTTTGACAGTCACTGTGACAGTCGACACCCAGATGGAGGTACATTGACACACGGT GACTACTTCTACTTTGcgtggaaagaagggttGATGAGCGAGACCAACATTCACGCGGG TATCCGATCCAACTGCGATATCCCTTCAGATCTCGAGACCAACTTCACCACCGTTCTCGCcgacgagattgaggaCATTGGATGGAAAGGTGTCATCCAGCGAATCAAGGACCGAGTGGGGACGAACCCCGTTTACCTCAcgatcgatatcgataCTATCGATCCTGCTTTTGCA CCTGCGACCGGTACTCCCGAGATCG GTGGATGGACCACACGTGAAATGATCAAGATCCTTCACGGACTCAAAGACCTCAAGATCGTCGGCGCTGACGTCGTCGAGGTCGCCCCGGCTTACGACGACCA AGCCGAAATCACTCAAATCGCTGCTGCCGGAATG atcttcgagcTGCTCAGTATCATGTCTCTCACCCCTGTTGTTAAGACCTAA